From one uncultured Methanoregula sp. genomic stretch:
- a CDS encoding SET domain-containing protein: MNTNSWLNPLLEKKCSGTEGCGIFAKADIRKGERLAIFGGKIMLIDEMYEIPAAMQRFTMQIEERFVLGPASAVPEDTDFFNHSCDPNCGFSGQVFLVAMRDINAGEEITFDYGMTVSESVGSDMVFKMDCRCGSPRCRKTITEDDWKIPELQNRYKGYFSQYIQEKIERMNDNTSGK, encoded by the coding sequence ATGAATACCAACAGCTGGTTAAATCCCCTTCTTGAAAAAAAATGTTCTGGTACGGAGGGTTGCGGGATATTTGCCAAAGCAGATATCAGAAAAGGCGAGAGGCTCGCCATATTCGGGGGAAAGATCATGCTGATCGATGAGATGTACGAGATCCCTGCTGCCATGCAGAGATTTACCATGCAGATCGAGGAGCGTTTTGTTCTTGGCCCTGCCAGCGCCGTTCCGGAAGATACGGATTTTTTCAACCACAGCTGTGACCCGAACTGCGGTTTTTCCGGCCAGGTTTTCCTGGTAGCCATGCGGGATATCAATGCCGGAGAGGAGATCACCTTTGATTATGGCATGACCGTATCAGAATCCGTGGGAAGCGACATGGTCTTTAAAATGGACTGCAGGTGCGGGTCTCCCCGGTGCCGGAAGACTATAACGGAAGACGACTGGAAGATCCCCGAATTGCAAAACCGGTACAAAGGCTATTTTTCTCAATATATCCAGGAAAAGATTGAGAGGATGAATGATAATACATCCGGGAAATAA
- a CDS encoding cation:proton antiporter: MDLLIASASILILAIVLLYIGQRLKVPSIVSFLIIGMLVGPFGLRLITNQDAIDTFGNIGIILLLFTIGLEFSFQKLMRSWRTVIIGGTVQVLATIVAITFISRYSGMPFNEALIFGFIVSLSSTAIVMKILQEKGEVDTIQGRTLLGVLIFQDLAIIPMMLITPLLVGSGGPDMNALPLQVGKVAFIILIIIVMARWVIPAFLFRVAREKNRELFLITLAGTCILVAWLTSEAGLSFTLGAFIAGLIIGESEYNIDALGHIIPFRDVFAAIFFLSIGMLLNTQTVFVDFYYVAMMVLIIIAVKILTGIVAAKVLGMPARVCIFTGLALCQIGEFSFVLAKNGLDTALIPEGVYQVFLAGAIITMALTPFAMNASPAVVDLLYRVVPARFFKHKEAAGEEQEEELSDHIIIAGYGISGKSVARAATIAGIPYMVIEMNPEIIRQERSSFRPHFMFGDAVQAEVLEHAGIRRARTLVIVVSEEEAIPRIIHTARQLAPDVHILARTRHIRNAQNLLDLGADEIISEEFEASLEIFSRALKKYGIPQEEIGYIINRVKQLRTAMFTKSNGSDGQLEDPQMLFHNRHVHAFTIEPGSEAEGKTFGELDLGTNFGIMEVGLRSKGKTTANIPPDRRLAAGEVVITFITDQTAQELSPLFARKSE, from the coding sequence ATGGACCTGTTGATTGCCAGTGCGAGTATCCTGATCCTCGCCATCGTACTCCTTTACATCGGCCAGCGTCTTAAGGTTCCAAGCATAGTCAGTTTTCTTATCATCGGGATGCTGGTCGGGCCATTTGGATTGCGGCTCATCACCAACCAGGATGCCATCGACACGTTCGGGAACATCGGGATAATTCTCCTCCTCTTCACGATTGGCCTGGAGTTCTCGTTCCAGAAACTCATGCGTTCCTGGAGGACGGTAATCATAGGCGGGACCGTTCAGGTCCTGGCTACCATCGTTGCCATTACCTTCATATCCCGGTATTCCGGCATGCCGTTCAACGAGGCCCTGATCTTCGGGTTCATCGTCTCCCTCTCGAGCACTGCCATTGTCATGAAGATCCTGCAGGAGAAAGGCGAAGTTGATACTATTCAGGGCAGGACGCTGCTGGGTGTTCTCATCTTCCAGGATCTTGCCATCATCCCCATGATGCTCATCACTCCCCTGCTCGTAGGCAGCGGGGGACCCGACATGAATGCGCTCCCTCTCCAGGTAGGAAAAGTCGCGTTCATCATCCTCATCATTATTGTCATGGCCCGCTGGGTAATCCCGGCGTTCCTCTTCCGGGTTGCCCGGGAGAAGAACCGGGAACTCTTCCTGATCACCCTTGCAGGCACCTGCATTCTCGTTGCCTGGCTGACCAGCGAGGCGGGACTCTCGTTCACGCTCGGGGCCTTCATCGCGGGTCTCATCATCGGGGAATCCGAATATAACATCGATGCGCTGGGCCACATCATCCCGTTCCGGGACGTCTTTGCAGCCATATTTTTCCTCTCGATCGGCATGCTGCTCAACACGCAGACGGTCTTTGTCGATTTCTATTACGTTGCAATGATGGTTCTCATCATCATCGCAGTCAAGATCCTGACCGGGATTGTCGCGGCGAAGGTCCTCGGCATGCCGGCCCGGGTGTGCATCTTTACCGGCCTTGCACTCTGCCAGATCGGGGAGTTCTCTTTTGTTCTCGCAAAGAACGGGCTCGATACCGCGCTCATACCGGAAGGGGTTTACCAGGTCTTCCTTGCCGGAGCCATCATCACCATGGCGCTCACCCCGTTTGCCATGAATGCCTCTCCCGCGGTGGTAGACCTGCTCTACCGGGTGGTCCCGGCACGGTTTTTCAAACATAAGGAAGCAGCGGGAGAGGAACAGGAGGAGGAACTCTCCGACCATATCATCATCGCCGGCTACGGTATTTCCGGCAAGAGCGTTGCCCGGGCAGCCACGATCGCCGGCATCCCTTACATGGTCATCGAGATGAACCCGGAGATCATCCGGCAGGAGCGCTCTTCCTTCCGCCCCCATTTCATGTTCGGGGACGCGGTCCAGGCAGAAGTACTGGAACATGCCGGCATCCGGCGGGCCCGTACCCTGGTTATTGTGGTTTCTGAAGAGGAGGCCATCCCAAGGATTATCCATACGGCCCGGCAGCTTGCCCCGGATGTGCATATCCTTGCCCGGACACGGCATATCCGGAATGCACAGAACCTGCTGGACCTTGGGGCCGACGAGATCATCTCTGAAGAGTTCGAGGCGTCGCTGGAGATTTTTTCCCGGGCACTCAAAAAGTACGGGATTCCCCAGGAGGAGATCGGCTACATCATCAACCGGGTCAAACAGCTGCGTACTGCCATGTTTACGAAGAGCAATGGCAGCGACGGGCAGCTGGAAGATCCTCAAATGTTATTCCATAACCGGCATGTTCATGCATTTACTATCGAGCCGGGATCTGAAGCTGAAGGAAAAACGTTCGGAGAACTGGATCTCGGAACAAACTTTGGTATCATGGAGGTAGGGCTTCGCAGCAAAGGAAAAACTACCGCAAATATTCCACCGGACCGGAGACTGGCTGCAGGAGAAGTGGTAATCACCTTCATAACGGACCAGACTGCTCAGGAACTCTCGCCGTTATTTGCACGAAAAAGCGAATAA
- a CDS encoding phosphoesterase: protein MSLPNQGAGDSGLASAVKSRTAHVVHLTHNDLDAVGADAIHRIKFGTDGVFTIWSSVGKFSQLFSLVAACEGKGDLLSISDLGYHRETEDTAARAKKNGWIVEWRDHHRWRDEEVKKIEGAISLLHIDTSVCATGIVARDFAPENPVAGEIARVVCDYDLWKHADPRSAVLGQVLQRKKNRDHVRDCLIRGVFSDGQIDREYREIKAEMDEMMQRSLNHTTILGKKYRIAFAPLYGYPSETAHFIRNEKKTDIEVIIGKDGKFSLRSVPQISHIIAREFGGGGHPNAAGGSFNFTVIERFTWWLFKKSRHFDEFVRVAESN from the coding sequence ATGTCGCTCCCGAACCAGGGTGCCGGGGACAGCGGGCTTGCGAGTGCCGTAAAAAGCCGCACAGCCCACGTGGTTCACCTGACACATAATGATCTTGACGCCGTGGGAGCGGATGCCATCCACCGGATTAAGTTCGGCACGGACGGGGTATTTACCATCTGGAGTTCTGTAGGGAAGTTCTCTCAGCTCTTCTCGCTCGTTGCAGCCTGCGAGGGGAAAGGCGACCTGCTCTCCATCTCCGATCTCGGGTACCATCGCGAGACCGAAGATACTGCGGCACGGGCAAAAAAGAACGGCTGGATTGTCGAATGGCGGGACCATCACCGGTGGCGGGACGAGGAGGTGAAGAAGATCGAAGGCGCAATTTCTCTGCTCCATATCGATACCTCGGTCTGTGCAACCGGCATTGTCGCCCGCGACTTTGCACCGGAGAATCCTGTGGCCGGGGAGATCGCACGGGTTGTCTGCGATTACGATCTCTGGAAGCATGCTGACCCGCGTTCGGCAGTTCTCGGCCAGGTGCTCCAGCGCAAGAAGAACCGGGATCATGTCCGCGACTGCCTCATCCGGGGCGTATTCAGTGACGGGCAGATCGACCGGGAGTACCGCGAGATCAAAGCCGAGATGGATGAGATGATGCAGCGGAGTCTGAACCATACAACCATTCTCGGGAAAAAATACCGGATCGCTTTCGCCCCGCTGTACGGGTACCCGAGCGAGACTGCCCATTTCATCCGAAATGAGAAGAAGACGGATATCGAAGTGATCATAGGAAAGGACGGGAAGTTCTCGCTGCGTTCCGTGCCGCAGATCAGTCACATCATCGCCCGCGAGTTTGGTGGCGGGGGTCACCCGAATGCAGCCGGGGGTTCATTCAATTTCACGGTGATCGAGCGGTTCACCTGGTGGCTTTTCAAGAAGAGCCGTCATTTCGATGAATTCGTCAGGGTAGCTGAATCCAACTGA
- a CDS encoding response regulator — MTRKIMLIEDDQPILELMEILLRRIEYEPILVPDVLEALERIQKDPPDLILLDIMMTPMNGWEVLEKIREEFKIRDIPVLLFTASPSVDEKMALLKDPKLGVLQKPVTLMELKVGIEKFLGK, encoded by the coding sequence ATGACGCGTAAAATCATGTTGATCGAGGATGACCAGCCGATCCTCGAACTGATGGAAATCCTGCTGCGGCGGATCGAGTATGAACCGATCCTCGTACCGGATGTGCTGGAAGCACTGGAACGCATTCAGAAAGACCCGCCGGATCTCATCCTCCTGGATATCATGATGACTCCCATGAACGGCTGGGAAGTGCTGGAAAAGATCCGCGAGGAATTCAAGATACGGGATATTCCCGTGCTCCTTTTTACGGCATCCCCTTCGGTCGATGAGAAAATGGCCCTGCTGAAAGATCCAAAACTCGGGGTGCTGCAAAAGCCGGTAACCCTCATGGAACTCAAGGTCGGGATTGAAAAATTCCTGGGAAAATAA
- a CDS encoding PAS domain-containing sensor histidine kinase gives MTGSSEFSPATRKFYSSVSHTDLVRYFVILSLSLCCILIAALSFYQSLGVTVSPLFFIPIIYTAYFYPRKGIYIAALCGVAFQAVGYYFKFPDYVAMAGVTTQAVAFVIVAVVIAYFIERIRTGEIKYHAVFEHSQLGIVLFNRKDFSIIQSNSRFLDMLHYGHDELRSLNLVNLLHNPREKERFLERIQNETSTEDFETRFTTKEGDACWVNLSWSAIDEKMFSCTAININGRKLAEKSNNDNMMKYRQLTEHSPTGIVIVQEGKIRFSNPAFLAFSGFAPAEVMGKDLMQFIDPADRERFLGFSAGWNKTSPGPDNAKFHFITKENQKRIGSFFTIPVTHIGKTATMINIVDISEMQKLEDKIRLDNERRRGVIITVAHEMRTPLQPILGYLNLLISDPAGFSITDETKKILERCLASVDRERVIINQMLELSVLESGKLQPSYSGFSLSELMKSVIDAGGYLAKAEITVDIPEDLMITADKDRMYSVFESLLSNAVNYSKPPREIRVGYRPAADGSHHLISIKDNGVGIPETALASIFEPFQLADATKLSRKYDRIGLSLSIAKKVIEMHGGDILVESTVNAGSTFIVNLPKEAPHDA, from the coding sequence ATGACCGGCTCATCGGAGTTCAGCCCAGCAACCCGGAAATTTTATTCTTCGGTTTCTCATACTGATCTTGTTCGCTATTTTGTCATCCTCTCCCTTTCGCTCTGCTGCATACTGATCGCAGCCCTGTCGTTTTACCAGTCCCTCGGTGTTACCGTATCTCCCCTTTTTTTTATCCCGATAATCTATACGGCGTACTTCTATCCCCGGAAGGGGATTTATATAGCCGCACTCTGCGGGGTTGCTTTCCAGGCCGTGGGATATTATTTCAAATTCCCGGATTACGTGGCAATGGCCGGCGTGACCACCCAGGCGGTCGCATTTGTCATTGTTGCAGTAGTCATTGCATATTTCATCGAACGTATCCGGACCGGGGAGATCAAGTACCACGCGGTGTTTGAACATTCCCAGCTGGGGATCGTGCTGTTCAACCGGAAGGATTTTTCAATAATCCAGTCGAATTCCCGGTTCCTTGACATGCTCCATTACGGTCATGACGAACTCCGGTCCCTTAATCTCGTTAATCTGCTCCATAATCCCCGCGAGAAAGAACGCTTCCTGGAACGGATACAGAATGAGACCAGTACTGAGGATTTCGAGACGCGTTTTACTACAAAAGAAGGGGATGCCTGCTGGGTCAACCTGTCCTGGAGTGCCATTGATGAAAAAATGTTCAGCTGCACTGCGATCAACATCAATGGAAGGAAGCTTGCCGAGAAGTCAAACAATGATAATATGATGAAATACCGGCAGCTCACGGAGCACTCCCCGACCGGCATTGTCATTGTCCAGGAGGGGAAGATCCGGTTCTCCAACCCGGCGTTTCTGGCCTTTTCGGGGTTCGCGCCTGCCGAGGTCATGGGAAAAGACCTTATGCAGTTCATCGACCCGGCTGATCGTGAACGGTTCCTTGGGTTCAGTGCCGGGTGGAATAAGACCTCCCCGGGTCCGGATAATGCGAAGTTCCATTTCATCACAAAAGAGAACCAGAAACGGATTGGTTCATTCTTTACAATACCCGTTACGCATATCGGTAAAACGGCAACGATGATCAACATCGTGGACATATCCGAAATGCAGAAGCTGGAAGATAAGATCCGGCTGGACAATGAACGCCGGCGGGGTGTCATCATTACCGTTGCCCACGAGATGCGCACACCCCTCCAGCCCATACTCGGGTACCTCAACCTCCTGATATCCGATCCTGCCGGGTTCAGCATTACGGACGAGACAAAAAAGATCCTTGAACGGTGTCTTGCCAGCGTGGACCGGGAGCGTGTGATCATCAACCAGATGCTGGAACTCTCGGTACTGGAGAGCGGGAAACTCCAGCCCAGCTACTCCGGGTTCTCCCTTTCGGAGCTCATGAAGTCGGTTATCGATGCCGGGGGCTACCTGGCAAAGGCAGAGATAACGGTCGACATCCCGGAGGATCTTATGATCACCGCTGATAAAGACCGCATGTACAGTGTCTTTGAATCGCTCCTCTCGAATGCCGTGAATTACTCAAAACCCCCGCGTGAAATACGGGTCGGTTACCGGCCCGCGGCAGATGGATCTCATCATCTTATCTCCATTAAGGACAATGGTGTTGGTATACCGGAGACCGCACTAGCCTCCATATTTGAACCGTTCCAGCTTGCCGATGCTACAAAGTTATCGCGTAAATATGACCGGATCGGGCTCTCGCTGTCAATCGCAAAGAAGGTTATCGAGATGCATGGGGGAGATATTCTCGTGGAGAGTACCGTAAACGCCGGAAGTACATTTATCGTTAACCTGCCTAAGGAGGCACCTCATGACGCGTAA
- a CDS encoding propionyl-CoA synthetase, with translation MSGEYEQVYREAVDFPEQFWGAAAEHVRWYQNYTRVLNRDNPPFNRWFEGGLLNSCYNALDYHVENGLADRIALIYDSPVTNSVRKYSYSELRDLVARCAGGLARLGVKKGDRVVIYMPMIPEAVISMLACARIGAIHSVVFGGFASKELATRIEDAKPRVIISASCGIEVTRIIPYKPLLDGAIDLCTHKPSSCIIVQRPQSPAVLRADRDISWDTVMAAEPADCVPVAATDPLYLLYTSGTTGKPKGVVRDNGGHLVALNWSMKNIYGIHPGEVFWAASDIGWVVGHSYIVYGPLFYGCTTILYEGKSVGTPDPGAFWRVIAEHNVSVLFCAPTAFRAIRKEDPGGDHIRRYNLSRFRMLFLAGERCDPDTLHWAEEQLKVPVIDHWWQTETGWAIGANCAGLELLPVKPGSCTKAVPGYAIRVLDAHGAEVPRGETGNIVVKLPLPPGCFTTLYNNDADYKKTYFSAYPGHYLTSDAGFIDDDDYLWIMGRTDDIINIAGHRLSTGAMEEVLASHPDVAECAVAGVYDPVKGEVPLGFVVLKAGAGKTQEQIAPELISMVRQKIGPIASFKAAAVVKRLPKTRSGKILRGTIKKIADGVAYTVPATIDDPAILDEIAGTLHSMGYPKR, from the coding sequence ATGTCCGGGGAGTATGAACAGGTATACCGGGAAGCAGTGGACTTTCCGGAACAATTCTGGGGTGCGGCAGCCGAACACGTGCGATGGTATCAGAACTATACAAGGGTATTAAACCGGGATAATCCGCCGTTCAACCGGTGGTTCGAAGGGGGCCTGCTCAACTCCTGCTATAATGCCCTGGACTATCATGTGGAAAACGGGCTCGCGGACCGGATCGCCCTGATCTATGACAGCCCGGTTACAAACAGCGTGAGGAAGTACAGCTATTCCGAGCTCCGCGACCTGGTGGCGCGATGCGCCGGGGGGCTTGCACGACTGGGGGTCAAAAAAGGGGATCGTGTCGTCATTTACATGCCCATGATCCCGGAAGCGGTGATCTCCATGCTTGCCTGTGCCCGTATCGGTGCCATCCATTCGGTTGTCTTCGGGGGGTTCGCATCCAAAGAACTTGCAACCCGTATTGAGGACGCAAAACCCCGGGTGATCATATCAGCTTCCTGCGGCATCGAGGTAACCCGCATCATCCCGTACAAGCCCCTCCTCGACGGCGCAATAGACCTGTGCACCCATAAACCCTCTTCGTGCATCATCGTCCAGCGCCCGCAGTCCCCTGCCGTGCTCCGCGCTGACCGGGACATATCATGGGATACGGTAATGGCTGCAGAACCTGCAGACTGCGTGCCGGTAGCGGCAACCGATCCGCTCTACCTGCTCTATACTTCCGGGACAACCGGAAAACCCAAGGGTGTTGTGCGGGACAACGGGGGTCATCTCGTTGCCCTGAACTGGAGCATGAAAAATATTTATGGTATCCATCCCGGCGAGGTCTTCTGGGCAGCATCGGATATCGGCTGGGTGGTCGGCCATTCCTATATCGTATACGGCCCGCTGTTTTACGGCTGCACAACCATCCTCTACGAGGGAAAATCCGTAGGTACGCCGGATCCCGGCGCATTCTGGCGGGTGATTGCCGAACATAACGTCTCAGTACTGTTCTGTGCACCGACAGCATTCCGTGCCATAAGGAAGGAAGATCCCGGCGGGGATCACATCCGCAGGTATAATCTTTCCCGGTTCCGGATGCTCTTTCTTGCAGGCGAGCGGTGCGACCCGGACACCCTTCACTGGGCAGAGGAGCAGCTGAAGGTCCCGGTCATCGACCACTGGTGGCAGACCGAGACGGGCTGGGCGATTGGTGCCAACTGCGCCGGGCTTGAACTCCTGCCGGTAAAACCCGGTTCCTGCACAAAAGCCGTCCCGGGTTACGCGATCCGGGTACTGGATGCACATGGCGCAGAGGTTCCCCGGGGGGAGACCGGCAATATTGTCGTAAAACTGCCGCTTCCTCCCGGGTGCTTTACCACGCTCTACAACAACGACGCTGATTACAAAAAGACCTATTTCTCGGCCTACCCGGGGCATTATCTCACCTCAGATGCCGGGTTCATCGATGATGACGACTATCTCTGGATCATGGGAAGGACCGATGATATCATCAATATTGCCGGCCACCGGCTCTCCACCGGCGCCATGGAAGAAGTTCTCGCCTCCCACCCGGATGTTGCCGAGTGTGCCGTTGCCGGCGTTTACGATCCGGTAAAAGGGGAAGTGCCGCTGGGCTTCGTTGTGCTGAAAGCAGGGGCCGGTAAAACGCAGGAGCAGATAGCACCGGAACTGATCAGTATGGTCCGGCAGAAGATCGGCCCGATTGCCTCGTTCAAGGCAGCAGCGGTAGTAAAACGGCTCCCGAAGACCCGGTCGGGCAAGATCCTGCGGGGGACCATCAAGAAGATCGCTGACGGTGTTGCTTATACGGTGCCGGCCACCATCGATGATCCGGCAATCCTGGATGAGATTGCCGGGACCCTTCACAGCATGGGATACCCGAAGCGCTGA
- a CDS encoding DUF308 domain-containing protein: MSIVAGIAAIILGIMALIFPMLAFSVIEYIFAIYAVVMSASLVITGAGLQKKNRTHGLLLVIAGIIGILIGISVLVAPRVMAITAMDLIGIWAIVAGVSDLIFVFTSASGPERTIKTATGILTFAAGVFILAAPKTVDGFVLVTFVGIFVIIAGILTILFGTAKPPEKRPVNHLIYK; the protein is encoded by the coding sequence ATGAGCATTGTTGCAGGGATTGCTGCGATCATCCTTGGGATCATGGCCCTTATCTTTCCAATGCTTGCATTTTCCGTCATTGAATACATCTTTGCGATCTATGCGGTCGTGATGTCTGCGAGCCTTGTCATAACCGGGGCAGGGCTGCAGAAGAAGAACCGGACCCACGGGTTGCTCCTCGTCATTGCGGGAATCATTGGCATCCTTATCGGGATTTCGGTTCTTGTTGCTCCGCGGGTTATGGCGATCACTGCCATGGACCTCATCGGTATCTGGGCGATCGTTGCCGGGGTGAGTGACCTCATTTTTGTGTTCACGTCGGCGAGCGGCCCGGAACGCACGATCAAGACGGCAACCGGGATTCTCACGTTTGCTGCCGGCGTATTTATCCTCGCTGCACCGAAGACTGTTGACGGTTTTGTCCTCGTAACATTCGTAGGAATATTTGTGATAATAGCCGGGATCCTCACGATACTTTTCGGTACGGCAAAACCCCCGGAAAAAAGGCCGGTCAACCATCTCATTTACAAATAA
- the metG gene encoding methionine--tRNA ligase yields MNPPPLLVTCGLPYTNGPCHLGHLRTYVPADAYVRYMRRAGEEVLFVCGSDNHGTPIVVSAEEAGISPRALSERYHRHFDETFKRMGVRFDRFGMTDDPATHHRAQAIVAELEKNGYIYKQVVHQAYCTKCKRFLPDRYVEGICPHCGKPARGDECDQGCGKHLEPGEIKDPVCKVCGTKAEFRDQEHYFFRLSEFKDFLLPYLDTVRGTTNAKNYAIGWIRDELHDWCITRTLEWGVKFPGRDDLVVYVWVDAPIGYIAFTEEWAKANGKDWKRYWCGENRVTHFIGGDIIYHHSIFWPALLKGAGYGVPYAVVASGMVKVDDHKFSKSRGYVVWTNDDYLDKGLPADYLRYYLLAYTSHTKELNFSWKVFGERINNEVVNILGNFVYRTLFFAQKEFDGIPPGPVDPAITAEIEKTLDNVDTLMRDYEFKGAVDAIMALAAFGNTYIQTNAPWKLIKTDRAAAARVIKNSIQIAKALALLIEPAMPDAAERCWKMLGFSDPVAQHPVSDALHPVPEVSLKAPVPLFVKMEDTLVADLEALLQKRVAEANRKMEKTPAISIEEFAKVEMKTGIVLAAEAIPKSSKLLKLQVDIGGETRQIVSGIAQFYKPDELVGKNVVVLTNLAPAKIFGVESNGMILAAGDAASLLTPLKTVEPGTKIR; encoded by the coding sequence ATGAATCCGCCACCGCTGCTCGTCACCTGCGGGCTGCCGTACACCAACGGCCCCTGCCATCTCGGCCATCTGCGAACGTACGTCCCTGCCGACGCATACGTCCGCTACATGCGACGGGCAGGCGAAGAGGTTCTCTTCGTCTGCGGTTCGGACAACCATGGGACACCGATTGTCGTCTCCGCCGAAGAAGCTGGCATCTCCCCCCGGGCGCTCTCGGAACGCTACCACAGGCATTTCGATGAGACCTTCAAACGGATGGGAGTCAGGTTCGACCGCTTCGGTATGACCGACGACCCGGCAACCCACCACCGGGCGCAGGCGATTGTTGCCGAACTTGAGAAGAACGGCTATATCTACAAGCAGGTTGTCCACCAGGCTTACTGCACGAAATGCAAGCGGTTCCTGCCCGACCGGTACGTGGAAGGGATCTGCCCCCACTGCGGCAAGCCGGCACGGGGTGACGAGTGCGACCAGGGTTGCGGCAAGCACCTTGAGCCCGGTGAGATCAAGGATCCGGTCTGCAAAGTCTGCGGTACCAAAGCTGAGTTCCGCGACCAGGAGCATTACTTCTTCAGACTCTCGGAGTTCAAGGATTTTCTCCTCCCCTACCTCGATACCGTCCGGGGGACAACCAATGCGAAGAATTATGCCATCGGCTGGATCAGGGACGAACTCCATGACTGGTGCATTACCCGGACCCTCGAATGGGGTGTCAAGTTCCCGGGCCGCGACGACCTCGTGGTCTACGTCTGGGTGGATGCTCCCATCGGCTACATTGCCTTTACCGAGGAATGGGCAAAGGCGAACGGCAAAGACTGGAAACGCTACTGGTGCGGCGAAAACCGGGTTACGCATTTTATCGGAGGCGACATCATCTACCACCACAGCATATTCTGGCCGGCGCTCCTGAAAGGAGCCGGCTACGGTGTGCCCTACGCAGTGGTAGCAAGCGGGATGGTCAAGGTCGACGACCACAAGTTCTCCAAGTCACGGGGCTACGTGGTCTGGACCAATGACGACTATCTCGACAAGGGCCTGCCTGCCGACTACCTCCGGTATTACCTGCTCGCGTACACGAGCCATACCAAGGAACTGAACTTCTCGTGGAAGGTATTCGGTGAGCGGATCAACAACGAGGTTGTCAATATCCTTGGCAACTTCGTGTACCGCACGCTCTTCTTTGCCCAGAAAGAGTTCGATGGCATTCCCCCGGGTCCGGTCGATCCCGCGATCACTGCGGAGATCGAGAAGACCCTTGACAATGTCGATACCCTGATGCGGGACTACGAGTTCAAGGGTGCAGTTGATGCTATCATGGCGCTCGCCGCGTTTGGAAATACCTACATCCAGACAAATGCACCGTGGAAGCTCATCAAGACCGACCGGGCAGCAGCAGCCCGGGTGATCAAAAACAGCATCCAGATTGCCAAGGCTCTTGCCCTCCTTATAGAACCGGCGATGCCCGATGCAGCTGAACGGTGCTGGAAGATGCTGGGCTTCTCTGACCCCGTTGCACAGCACCCGGTCAGCGATGCTCTGCACCCGGTGCCCGAGGTATCTCTCAAAGCGCCGGTCCCGCTCTTTGTCAAAATGGAAGATACTCTGGTAGCAGATCTCGAAGCCCTTCTCCAGAAACGTGTCGCGGAGGCGAACAGAAAAATGGAAAAAACACCTGCCATATCTATAGAAGAATTTGCAAAGGTTGAGATGAAGACAGGAATAGTACTCGCCGCTGAAGCGATCCCAAAATCGAGCAAGCTTTTGAAATTACAGGTGGATATCGGTGGCGAGACCCGCCAGATCGTAAGCGGTATTGCCCAGTTCTACAAACCGGATGAACTGGTCGGGAAGAATGTCGTTGTCTTAACGAACCTTGCACCGGCAAAGATCTTCGGTGTCGAGAGTAATGGTATGATCCTCGCAGCCGGCGATGCGGCATCACTCCTGACACCCCTGAAAACGGTTGAGCCGGGAACGAAGATCCGGTAA